The Dreissena polymorpha isolate Duluth1 chromosome 9, UMN_Dpol_1.0, whole genome shotgun sequence genome contains the following window.
TAACACTGCAACAGTTGTTCAGAAAGATTCCTGCAATGGTGAGATAACCAGTGAAACAGCTGATGTTAATTCAAGCACGTCAGAGTCACAAGTTGAGATAAAAGATGAACACAACAATATTGGTGATATTGAAGATGAAAGAAATGGACATGCAGCTCAGACATGTGAGAAACTGACCGGcaacaaacagttacaaaatgGAGATAATGTAGAGTGTTTGTTGCACAATGCATCACTTCGATGCAAACTCTTTGAGAAAAATGGTATGCATGGTTTTGTGATGTTTGCAAAGAAATCATCACCAGCAGAAGTCATTTGCTGTGGGACCAGCCATGGTGCCAAGTTTCTTGTTGACAATCCAGATATTGGAAAAGAATTTAGAACATACTGTGagtattttatgtacatgtatatagatttaCTTTTCTTTGAGGTTAATTACAGTGAGCACTGTGTTAGCTCGTAATTTCAAGCAAATGTTAATACATGttgcataataatgataattatacccccattaccattggtaattggCGCTATATAGGAGACACttttttggtctgtctgttggtctgttggtcggtctgtcccaaaattttatccgatcttcaacaaacttggtcagaagttgtatctagatgacgtctaggtcaagtttgaatatgggtcatgccgggtcaaaactaggtcacggggtcattaagtgcgttttaaaccgaaagtttgtccggaccataactatgtcattaatgttagattttaaaatgacttggtacattcagtacgtcgatatctccaaggtcaaggtcagattggagttcaaaggttaaaatgcttgtccggaccataactatgtcatttatcgttagattttaaaatgacttggtacatttgttcaccataatgggacggtgtgtcatgcgaaagaagtacgtcgatatctccaaggtcaaggtcacagttggagttcaatggtcaaaatgcctataaatgagcttgtccgggccataactttgtcatttattgtgagcttttaaagtcatttggcacaattgttcaccataattggacggtgtgtcatgcgaaagaattacgtcgatatttcaaaggtcaaggtcacactttaagttcaaaggttaaaaatggctataaatgagcttgtccaggcgattcctatgtcgttcattgtgagattttaacatcatttggcacatttgttcaccataattgtacggtgtgtcatgcgaaagaataacatcgatatctccaaggtcaaagtcacactttgagttcaaaggtaaaaaatggccataaatgagcttgtccgggccataactatgttgttcatagtgagattttgtaatcattttgcacatttttttatcatatttggacggtgtgtcatgcgaaagaataacatCGATATCTAcacatcaaggtcacactttgagttcaaaggtcaaacatggctATAAATGattttgtccgggccataacaatgtcatttattttgagattttaaaattactcagtacttttattcacaattatcggccggtgtgtcatgcgaaagaatgaagtcgatatctccaaggtcaaggtcacactttgagttcaaaggtcaaaaatggccataaatgatcttgtccgggccataactatgtcatctcttgcgagattttaaaattactcggtaaatttgttcacaatcattggacggtagGTCATGCGAAAGAATGACGTCGATATCactaaggtcaaggtaacactttgaattcaaagggtcaaaaatggccataaatgatcttttccgggccataactatgtcatttattgtgagttTTAAAATttctcggtacatttgttcacaaccatttgacggtgtgtcatgcgaaaaaattatgtcgatatctccatggtcaaggtcacacttggtgttcaaaagtcaaaaatggccatacatgaacttgtctgggccataactatgtcattcattgtcagattttaaaatgactttgtacatttattttgttcacagtcattgatTGGGCAGCGTGTCATGCtgaagaattcaagagttcaaaggtcaaaatgtccataaatgataatggcataatacttcTTAAAAatcgccttaaccctttgcatgctgggaaatttgtcatctgctaaaatgtcgtctgctgaacttttaaaattagcattgtcttcatttgttttcaaagaatactatcagaatagcaaacagtttggatcctgatgagacgcgacgttctgtggcgtctcatctggatcaaaactgtttgcaaaggccttcaaaattcagttccagcactgaaagagttaaattagcttctcttgttttgtaaggcagcatgcaaaatattctgtgtcaatgcagcatgtgggggtatacgtcacgtctgcgGCAAAGCGCTAGTTAAAAGTTAACTATAACAATCTTGCTAGTTGTGAGTGTCACTGGCAAAAGGAAATACATTTATGAAGGAGTTAGTTTGTTTTGTGTGAATCATAATGTCTCACACTCAAGTAAGATATTAATATTGCGTTTCCTGTCCGTCCATTATTCTGGGCTTAATAAGCTTGCTCTCTCACGAGGTATCTTAATTGCATTGAGAACGACTTATTGTAtagcttttatatttaaaaagggGGATTCCGATTGGTGATAAACTAAAGCTTTTGATGTTGGAGTCAAGAGATCAAAGGTAAGGTTCTTAGAGACCACATATCTAAAAGGTGGTTTTATATAGATGCAGTTGTTAATACCAATCATAACTTTCTTATAACAGGTACTCTGTGTATTATGATGATTACCCATCTGATTCAtaggcaatgttttttttaatcattggaAACATTTTGACACGTTGAACAGTAAAAGAATTAAGGAAAAACTTTTTCCAGCCAGACAAATTATCTGGCTTTATGGCTATACAGGGTCTTAACAGattccatttaattaaaaaagtaaaagttgTTATACGATGTTACATTTAAACATCCTGATAAGGTAGCTTcgtcattaacatattttttctgTCTAATGTGGTGTCTATTGACCAAACctttataaaacatgttcaaaacattggtttaacatatatttaaaattaaatcactaGCTAGTAAGTCGAATTTTAGTCAAACTTGTAAATACTggtactctagaagtcacatgtactAGTATGCCCAATCTTTATGCAACTTGCCGAAAAGATTTATTGTAATGATGTGACAGAGCTCGTAACTGGGTAATGTAAGGTCAAAACAAGGTCAACGCAAAGGCTTTAAAACAATCTCGAATGTActgtttttctgtttttgttgaaACTTGATCAAAATATTTCACCATTAATTGACAGAATTTCCTATTTACAACAGGGTAGCAGAGTTATGTTATTGACCAGTTGCAGCAACCAACTTTAGTGTGTTATTATATGTTCGTGCTTTTGCTGTGTGTGCAGAAGATTCGGCCATGTGATTAATAGGACATTATGTGTTCTCTGTTTAAAGGTACTCAATTTAAAAACGCACACAAAGATCTAACAGATACCCGAAACAGTGAGCCGAACAGTGATACAACTGATGTTCATGAAAGCTTTTCAGAGTCACATGTTAAGATAAACAGATTGCAAAGTGTTTGTTTCTCTGAATGTACAAGAAACAAAGCTAAGACCGACGGAACAGGGGCAGGCGACCTACACCATAGTGAACAGGTACAATCTTTGAAGCAtgaacaaaattaacatttcaaaaaACGTTTAAAGAATTCCTAAACCTTTGTAGATCACATGAGATTTAAGTGCTAATGGGCGCTACTGGTACTTACTAGACTCACAAAAGTGGGCACGAGTTTTgaatatagctgcaatttccagctattgtTTTTTATGACAGCTGGTGTCGACATAAAGAGATACATGACGTAAAATGTTCATAGTTGGAGCAGTATATAACTGATATTAGTCGCCAGATTAAAAATGAATTCCTCATTTATCAAAAATTGACCCTAGAAGTCACGTGTTTGATAAAAAATTAGCCCTATGGAGTTTTTTTGTTATTACATGTAGTTGTGTCTGTTTAATTTTCAAGTTTACTAATAAAGTGTATTGCAGAATTTAACAAAACAGGATTTTGAGCGTACCCActatttcatttgtttaaattattgaatGTGTTTCAAGAGAGCTAACACGGATTTAAGATAAGAGAgtgttcatatttgtttgttaattatgttGTCATAGCCTAATTATATTCAGTGTTCATTctttctttttatatatttattcatatgaTCTCATAATATTCCCTAATTGAATACGGCtaaattatattgttgttttttaaatcagagtttgtttatttataatatgcatTGAGTCAGATCGTAGTTTGTTAGTATGTTTAAGAAACTATGTATCATAAGATTCCATATATTGTTGATTTATGTATTAAATTAGGTTAATTGAGGTAAACCAATTAGAAAAGATACGCACTGGCTTTGTATAAAGTATGTATAAATTAAGATAGTATTAGTCCGGCAAATCTAATCTCGATCCATATAGTTTGGAAAGATTTGCAGACGGAATATCTTTTCATGGGCGTTCAAGAAGTCTGATGAGATATTTGTCATTACAGGAAAGTGTCAATTCCATCAAGCAGTTTAGTAACAAAACACATGGCGGAAAGCCTTCCAGAAAATTCGGAAACAAATGAATCAATATTAGAACCGCACATTGATGAGGAAACAGTTGAAGCAACACATGTGAAATGTTGTATTTGttctaaaatattcaacaacaggAATAATATGAAGCAGCACTTTTTGCGAATgcacacaaaaaaaaaatatcaatgcaAATTCTGCGACAAAACGTTTAGTTTTATGTATGAATTACTAAGGCACGAAGAGTATCATCGTTTAAAAAAATCGTTTTACAAAACTGGAAAGAGTAAGATGCCTCGGGAGAGAGCCAAAAAGGAGCAATTAAACTGGACTCTGACATTTAAAGTGCCAATCGGTGGGAGAAAAGTTCAAGAGGCGATATTGAAATGTACTACACATGTATCTGTATGAAAACATTCACAACGAAGGATTTGTTGAACAGTCACGTGAGTCGAGTGCACAACAAAACAACGCACCCATGTAAATTCTGCAACAAATCCTATGGTTATCGGTGTCACTTAATAAAGCACGAACAGTGTCGTTTTCAACATTACAAATGCCAGCATCGTAACAAGAAATGCAAAACGCTAAGATTACCTAAGAGACACGAATCCTTGCACACACAAAATGATCGATATCTTTGTGATAGGTGTGGAATCGAGGTTAACAGTAAAATCAAACTGTGGAGCCACAGACAAACCCATTTTTATAAACGGCCGCCTAGCCGCAAAAATGATTTCAAATGTGCGTATTGTCCCGCAACATTTAAAAAACTCTATACTCGAAGTCTACACTTGCGTGACAATCATGCAGAAATCGCCCTTGCAGATGGAAGTTCTTTCATAAATAAATGCCCGATTTGTGATAAGATTATTGTCGAAAAATTTCAAGACCACATTGATCGGCACAACAAAATCAAGCGTTTCCAATGCGCAATATGTAAAACACACTTTTCAACGAGGGTCAATTGGTTTGGGCACATGGCTAGAATTCATGACATTGAAGCgttttcatgtaaatattgtaCTCATAAGTTGATTCGGTTGGATGAACTGGAACTTCATATGTCTTCAAAACACGCACAGCGGATAGAATCTGAAGGAACGTCTGACGTCGGAGTAAGCAATCACTTTCTGGctcaataatataaataccagTAGACGTGAACATTTGAACATTGTGGTTTAATTGAACGTTAATGAGTGCATAATGAGATGTGTTGCAATAATTTACTTAAGTGATTTGGTCCATGTAATTATacatctgaatgtaaaaagtgtTATTGACGTCATTGTCAAGAATAAGTATCAGTTATTGCGAAACAGATATGTACACGTTTTTAATCTATTATTAAAAATCTTTGTACAAAAGGGTTCTTttgaatattaatacaattttcttttacTAGTTTTATTAAGCCACATATATAAATTGCACATTTTATGTATTCGTTAATTGTCTATTTTATTTACCACCGTGCTCCAAAATACGCGTTACTGGAGATTTGGTACACACAACATttccaaacaagagatgtgtttggcagaaacactatgcccctaatgcgccgctttgattttttttaacctttgaccttgaagggtgaccttgacctttcagcactcaaaatgtgcagctccatgagatacacatgcatgctaaatatcaagttgctaccatcaatattgcaaaagttatggccaaggttaaagttttgggacacatacaatgacagacagacacatacaatgaaacagacagaaaggccaaaaactatatacccccgatcattcgatccgagggcataaaaCGCCAAACAGTTTTATAACTGTATATGATCACTGCTATCTTGTTTTAGCTCATATACAGGGTGAGCTTGTTGGATAGCTTTTTGGTCGTTGTGGGAAGTGCACAAACTTTACAGTTAAACGAAATATTCCCTTAATTTTACCTGTGCAGATTTTAATAAAGCCCCACTGAGTAACTTTCcttaaatgttgtttaaattGTTCTCTTCGCTGAATATAATAGGTATTAGCGCTAAATATGCAGATTCAAAAATTATAAACCACaatctctgaaactgcaaggagCCTaggt
Protein-coding sequences here:
- the LOC127845315 gene encoding uncharacterized protein LOC127845315 isoform X3, whose amino-acid sequence is MPYRPRRKKPFLLNSTLKDVLDRVFELCKLFEASDVHCFLMFVVKAAPDNVTSCGTKLLKKFLIDNPDIAKAFGRFCIQFNTATVVQKDSCNGEITSETADVNSSTSESQVEIKDEHNNIGDIEDERNGHAAQTCEKLTGNKQLQNGDNVECLLHNASLRCKLFEKNGMHGFVMFAKKSSPAEVICCGTSHGAKFLVDNPDIGKEFRTYW
- the LOC127845315 gene encoding uncharacterized protein LOC127845315 isoform X1, whose product is MPYRPRRKKPFLLNSTLKDVLDRVFELCKLFEASDVHCFLMFVVKAAPDNVTSCGTKLLKKFLIDNPDIAKAFGRFCIQFNTATVVQKDSCNGEITSETADVNSSTSESQVEIKDEHNNIGDIEDERNGHAAQTCEKLTGNKQLQNGDNVECLLHNASLRCKLFEKNGMHGFVMFAKKSSPAEVICCGTSHGAKFLVDNPDIGKEFRTYCTQFKNAHKDLTDTRNSEPNSDTTDVHESFSESHVKINRLQSVCFSECTRNKAKTDGTGAGDLHHSEQVQSLKHEQN
- the LOC127845315 gene encoding uncharacterized protein LOC127845315 isoform X2, with the translated sequence MPYRPRRKKPFLLNSTLKDVLDRVFELCKLFEASDVHCFLMFVVKAAPDNVTSCGTKLLKKFLIDNPDIAKAFGRFCIQFNTATVVQKDSCNGEITSETADVNSSTSESQVEIKDEHNNIGDIEDERNGHAAQTCEKLTGNKQLQNGDNVECLLHNASLRCKLFEKNGMHGFVMFAKKSSPAEVICCGTSHGAKFLVDNPDIGKEFRTYWGFRLVIN